A stretch of Cytophagales bacterium DNA encodes these proteins:
- a CDS encoding PKD domain-containing protein, producing MRTLLSTLITVISISCLGQLPELPDFYIEKCGVLKVEGEVKLNESYLYRWRLPNDELIYGETIHHCFEDTDKQELLLEWVHFSDQETILGRKPVTVILPRLFELGRSIYQQEGRYIMASPQFIYKDEPDSVSYTWSTGDGQYIEGKAFNHNYQQAGSYTVQVVAKIKYQDRVIMLSSKSDIKVD from the coding sequence ATGAGAACGCTACTTAGTACCCTTATAACTGTCATATCGATCAGTTGTCTTGGACAATTACCCGAACTGCCTGATTTCTACATTGAAAAATGTGGTGTATTGAAGGTAGAAGGTGAAGTTAAACTGAATGAATCCTATCTGTATCGTTGGCGTCTTCCCAATGATGAACTTATCTATGGGGAGACCATTCATCATTGTTTTGAAGACACTGACAAACAAGAACTTTTGCTGGAATGGGTACATTTCAGTGATCAGGAAACAATTTTAGGGCGAAAGCCGGTGACAGTAATACTTCCTAGACTATTTGAGTTAGGAAGGAGTATTTATCAACAAGAAGGGCGGTATATCATGGCAAGCCCACAATTCATTTATAAAGATGAACCTGACAGTGTTTCTTATACCTGGTCTACAGGAGATGGGCAATACATAGAAGGCAAAGCATTTAACCACAACTATCAACAAGCTGGTAGCTATACAGTGCAAGTTGTAGCAAAAATCAAATATCAGGATCGGGTGATCATGCTGTCATCTAAATCAGATATTAAGGTTGATTAG